In Streptomyces sp. NBC_00414, a single window of DNA contains:
- a CDS encoding nitroreductase family deazaflavin-dependent oxidoreductase → MPLEGEYEPSPTQWVRDQVELYERSGGTEGTTLRETGLPVIVLSTRGAKSGKIRKTPLMRVEHEGRYAAVASLGGAPKHPVWYHNVVSDPHVELQDGPTRQDMTAREVTGEEKAQWWERAVAAYPDYADYQKKTDREIPVFVLEPTAAG, encoded by the coding sequence ATGCCTCTTGAGGGTGAGTACGAGCCCAGCCCCACCCAGTGGGTGCGCGATCAGGTGGAGCTGTACGAGCGCTCCGGCGGTACCGAGGGAACGACGTTGCGCGAGACGGGACTTCCCGTGATCGTGCTGAGCACCCGGGGCGCCAAGAGCGGGAAGATCCGCAAGACGCCGCTGATGCGGGTCGAGCACGAGGGCCGCTACGCCGCCGTCGCCTCGCTGGGCGGCGCGCCCAAGCACCCCGTCTGGTACCACAACGTGGTCAGCGACCCCCATGTGGAACTGCAGGACGGCCCGACGCGCCAGGACATGACCGCGCGGGAGGTGACCGGCGAGGAGAAGGCCCAGTGGTGGGAGCGCGCGGTCGCCGCCTACCCGGACTACGCCGACTACCAGAAGAAGACCGACCGTGAGATCCCGGTCTTCGTGCTGGAGCCGACCGCCGCCGGCTGA
- a CDS encoding cation diffusion facilitator family transporter, which yields MNRKPSSSSDRRTRVTVLVALAANLVIAVAKAVGGLFAGSPALLSEAAHSVADSLNEVFLLAALRRSRRPADNRHPFGYGKERFFWSLLAAVGIFLMGGCFSFFQGFEALGSESSESHSGYVAGLVVLVVALFAEGGSLLRAVRQVQKQGGFSTEIRDPALRTVIAEDGTAVLGVLFAIAGMALHMVTGQVVYEASASIAIGVLLVYVAYRLGRDARDQLIGQATDEESSNRIRALLEAQPEIDSVESLLTMQLGPDSTLVAARIDLTPGLDSEEVELVAVRIKASVTNLVPEVDQIFLDVTDARIARRAAALENGPAATGERGGT from the coding sequence GTGAACCGTAAGCCTTCCTCGTCTTCGGACCGCCGCACCCGTGTCACCGTGCTCGTGGCGCTGGCCGCCAACCTCGTCATCGCCGTCGCCAAGGCCGTGGGCGGTCTCTTCGCCGGATCGCCCGCGCTGCTCTCGGAGGCGGCCCACTCGGTGGCCGACAGCCTGAACGAGGTGTTCCTCCTGGCGGCCCTGCGCCGCAGCAGGCGCCCTGCCGACAACCGTCACCCCTTCGGGTACGGAAAGGAACGCTTCTTCTGGTCGCTGCTGGCCGCCGTGGGCATCTTCCTGATGGGTGGCTGCTTCTCCTTCTTCCAGGGCTTCGAAGCCCTGGGCAGCGAGAGCTCGGAGTCCCACAGCGGGTATGTGGCGGGACTCGTGGTCCTGGTCGTGGCGCTATTCGCCGAGGGCGGGTCCCTGCTGCGCGCGGTGCGCCAGGTGCAGAAGCAGGGCGGGTTCTCCACCGAGATCCGTGACCCGGCACTGCGTACGGTCATCGCCGAGGACGGCACCGCGGTACTGGGCGTGCTCTTCGCGATCGCCGGCATGGCCCTGCACATGGTGACCGGCCAGGTCGTCTACGAGGCCTCGGCCTCGATCGCCATCGGCGTACTCCTGGTCTACGTGGCGTACCGGCTGGGCCGTGACGCGCGTGACCAGCTGATCGGCCAGGCCACCGACGAGGAGTCGAGCAACCGCATCCGTGCCCTGCTGGAGGCGCAGCCCGAGATCGACTCCGTGGAGTCCCTGCTGACCATGCAGCTCGGCCCCGACTCGACTCTGGTGGCCGCCCGTATCGACCTGACGCCCGGCCTGGACAGCGAGGAGGTCGAACTCGTCGCCGTACGCATCAAGGCGTCCGTCACCAACCTGGTCCCGGAGGTCGACCAGATCTTCCTCGACGTGACGGACGCCCGCATCGCGCGCCGGGCGGCCGCACTCGAAAATGGCCCCGCCGCGACGGGGGAGCGCGGCGGGACCTGA
- a CDS encoding glutathione S-transferase family protein encodes MSDTEGNSAYGKKSFKRSKSHFSDRVTADGRDGWPVGAGRYRLVVSRACPWASRAVISRRLLGLEDALPMAVTDPIQDDRSWRFTLDPGGRDPVLGIRYLAEAYEAREPGHPGGVSVPAVVDVPSGRLATNDYQQLTLDLATEWRDLHREGAPELYPEGLRDEIDQVMEEVYEDVNNGVYRAGFATGQEEYEAAYEGVFRRLELLSRRLAGQRYLVGDTITEADIRLFTTLVRFDAVYHGHFKCNRRKLTEDRVLWAYARDLYQTPGFGDTVDFDHIKRHYYQVHAGINPTGIVPAGPDLSGWLSSHGREELGGRPFGDGSAPGPVREGEEVPAAGRP; translated from the coding sequence ATGAGTGACACCGAGGGCAACAGCGCGTACGGGAAGAAGTCCTTCAAGCGGTCGAAGAGCCATTTCTCGGACCGGGTGACGGCCGACGGACGCGACGGCTGGCCGGTCGGGGCCGGGCGCTACCGGCTGGTCGTCAGCCGGGCCTGCCCCTGGGCGAGCCGCGCGGTGATCTCCCGGCGGCTGCTGGGCCTGGAGGACGCCCTGCCGATGGCGGTCACCGACCCGATCCAGGACGACCGGAGCTGGCGCTTCACCCTGGACCCCGGCGGCCGCGACCCGGTCCTTGGCATCCGGTATCTGGCCGAGGCGTACGAGGCCCGGGAGCCGGGCCATCCGGGCGGCGTCAGCGTGCCCGCCGTGGTGGACGTGCCGAGCGGGCGGCTGGCGACCAACGACTACCAGCAGCTCACCCTGGATCTCGCCACCGAGTGGCGTGACCTGCACCGCGAAGGGGCGCCCGAGCTGTATCCGGAGGGGCTGCGCGACGAGATCGACCAGGTCATGGAGGAGGTGTACGAGGACGTCAACAACGGGGTGTACCGGGCCGGGTTCGCGACCGGCCAGGAGGAGTACGAGGCGGCCTACGAGGGTGTGTTCCGGCGGCTCGAACTGCTGTCGCGGCGGCTCGCCGGGCAGCGGTACCTGGTCGGGGACACGATCACCGAGGCGGACATCCGGCTGTTCACGACGCTGGTCCGCTTCGACGCCGTCTACCACGGCCATTTCAAGTGCAACCGCCGGAAGCTGACGGAGGACCGGGTGCTGTGGGCGTACGCCCGTGATCTGTACCAGACGCCCGGGTTCGGGGACACCGTCGACTTCGATCACATCAAGCGCCACTACTACCAGGTCCACGCGGGCATCAATCCGACCGGCATCGTGCCGGCCGGCCCCGACCTGTCCGGCTGGCTGTCGTCCCACGGCCGCGAGGAACTGGGCGGGCGCCCGTTCGGCGACGGGAGCGCGCCGGGTCCCGTACGCGAAGGCGAAGAGGTACCGGCGGCGGGCCGGCCCTGA
- a CDS encoding DUF4235 domain-containing protein yields the protein MQKKKLPVVYKPVGFLLGWTSGTLAGMAFQKTWKMIRHEDDAPDALDKNRGWGEVLFAAAVQGAIFAVVRSAADRAGAKAIERSTGVWPGDDKGGRD from the coding sequence GTGCAGAAGAAGAAACTGCCCGTCGTCTACAAGCCCGTCGGGTTCCTGCTCGGCTGGACGAGCGGAACGCTCGCCGGGATGGCGTTCCAGAAGACCTGGAAGATGATCCGCCACGAGGACGACGCCCCCGACGCGCTGGACAAGAACCGCGGCTGGGGCGAGGTGCTGTTCGCCGCGGCCGTCCAGGGCGCGATCTTCGCGGTCGTCCGCAGCGCGGCGGACCGCGCGGGCGCGAAGGCCATCGAGCGGTCCACCGGAGTGTGGCCCGGCGATGACAAGGGGGGCCGCGACTGA
- a CDS encoding peroxiredoxin, producing MTNQAAVGDTVDDFTLPDETGTPRQLSELLGEGPVVLFFYPAALSAGCTAEACHFRDLAAEFTAAGAQPVGISGDSVERQQEFIQKHTLGYPLLSDPDGAVRELFGVKRGFSLAPTKRVTFVIAEDRKVLEVVRSELRMSAHADRALAALRAHRA from the coding sequence GTGACGAACCAGGCAGCGGTGGGAGACACCGTTGACGACTTCACTCTCCCCGACGAGACGGGCACGCCCCGGCAGCTCTCGGAGCTGCTGGGCGAAGGCCCCGTCGTGCTGTTCTTCTATCCGGCGGCGCTCTCCGCGGGCTGCACCGCCGAGGCCTGCCACTTCCGCGACCTCGCGGCCGAGTTCACGGCCGCCGGAGCGCAGCCGGTGGGGATCAGCGGTGACTCGGTCGAGCGCCAGCAGGAGTTCATTCAGAAGCACACCCTCGGGTATCCGCTGCTGTCCGACCCGGACGGCGCGGTCCGCGAGCTGTTCGGGGTGAAGCGCGGTTTCTCGCTGGCGCCCACCAAGCGGGTCACCTTCGTGATCGCCGAGGACCGCAAGGTCCTTGAGGTGGTGCGCAGCGAACTGCGGATGAGCGCGCACGCGGACCGCGCCCTGGCGGCCCTGCGCGCACACCGCGCCTGA
- a CDS encoding VOC family protein: protein MALVVAGFVVLDCSEPEKLAAFYKEFLDGEETDATANRVEIRGADGMRMAFRRDVNATPPSWPRPENSLQAHLDFHVDDLDAAERKVIGLGGRALEAKDAGGPYEERGYADPSGHSFTLRMEAATAPKQG, encoded by the coding sequence ATGGCACTGGTAGTGGCAGGCTTCGTGGTCCTGGACTGTTCCGAACCCGAGAAACTCGCCGCGTTCTACAAGGAGTTCCTCGACGGTGAGGAGACCGACGCGACGGCGAACCGGGTGGAGATCCGGGGTGCCGACGGCATGCGGATGGCGTTCCGGCGGGACGTGAACGCGACGCCGCCCAGCTGGCCGCGTCCCGAGAACTCGCTGCAGGCCCATCTGGACTTCCACGTCGACGACCTCGACGCGGCCGAGCGCAAGGTCATCGGACTCGGCGGGCGCGCGCTGGAGGCCAAGGACGCGGGCGGCCCGTACGAGGAGCGGGGCTACGCCGACCCGTCGGGCCACTCGTTCACCCTGCGCATGGAAGCGGCGACCGCACCCAAGCAGGGCTGA
- a CDS encoding 7-epi-alpha-eudesmol synthase — protein MPQDVRFDLPFATPVSEHLDYAQARHLRWVWDKGLVRSNAGFEEYRSWDLPQAAARTYPHASADDMVVLMNWFSLAFLFDDQFDSGRPDRADRIAEVARELIVTPLRPAGITPRVVCPITVAWAEVWAHLSDGMSLTWRTRFAASWGRFLVAHTEEVDLASRGLAGTLDLQEYAAFRRRTVGIHHSIDAGERSRGFEVPAEAEAHPLMERMRDLAADTIGFMNDIHSFEREKRRGDGHNLIAVLHRERRCSWQEAADEAFRMTTDRLTQYLELESQVPQMCDELGLNEEERGRVRMGVEAIQHWINGNYEWALTSGRYAADKETPASQAELAGKGSLDDLLAV, from the coding sequence ATGCCGCAGGACGTCAGGTTCGACCTCCCCTTCGCCACCCCGGTCAGCGAACACCTCGACTACGCCCAGGCCCGCCATCTGCGCTGGGTGTGGGACAAGGGCCTGGTGCGCAGCAACGCCGGCTTCGAGGAGTACCGGTCCTGGGATCTGCCCCAGGCGGCTGCCCGCACCTATCCCCACGCTTCCGCCGACGACATGGTCGTCCTGATGAACTGGTTCTCGCTGGCCTTCCTCTTCGACGACCAGTTCGACTCCGGCAGGCCCGACCGTGCCGACCGCATAGCCGAGGTGGCGCGGGAGCTCATCGTCACCCCCCTGCGGCCCGCGGGCATCACCCCCCGGGTGGTCTGTCCGATCACGGTGGCCTGGGCCGAGGTCTGGGCTCATCTTTCGGATGGCATGTCTCTGACATGGCGCACGCGCTTCGCGGCCTCCTGGGGCCGCTTCCTCGTGGCGCACACCGAGGAGGTCGACCTCGCCTCCCGCGGCCTGGCCGGCACGCTCGACCTTCAGGAGTACGCCGCGTTCCGTCGCCGTACGGTGGGCATCCACCACAGCATCGACGCCGGGGAGCGCAGCCGGGGCTTCGAGGTGCCCGCCGAGGCCGAGGCCCATCCGCTGATGGAGAGGATGCGGGACCTCGCCGCCGACACCATCGGCTTCATGAACGACATCCACTCCTTCGAGCGCGAGAAGCGCCGGGGCGACGGGCACAACCTGATAGCCGTCCTGCACCGCGAGCGCCGTTGCAGCTGGCAGGAGGCCGCCGACGAGGCCTTCCGGATGACCACGGACCGCCTCACCCAGTACCTCGAACTGGAGTCGCAGGTACCGCAGATGTGCGACGAGCTCGGACTGAACGAGGAGGAGCGCGGCAGGGTCCGGATGGGCGTCGAGGCCATCCAGCACTGGATCAACGGCAACTACGAGTGGGCCCTGACCTCGGGCCGCTACGCCGCCGACAAGGAGACCCCGGCCTCCCAGGCCGAACTGGCGGGCAAGGGCTCCCTGGACGACCTCCTGGCGGTCTGA
- a CDS encoding cytochrome P450 → MTDQSLNGSDAPRGCPVAHGGGEDLTRLYGPEAAVDPIGIYGRLRKEHGPVAPVLLEGDVPAWLVLGYRENRRVLDNPRQFSRDSRIWRDWKEGRVESTSPLMQMVGWRPDCVSQDGEPHRRLRSAVTDNLQAVSGRGIRRHVTHFANKQIDAFADAGTADLVSEYAEYLPMLVLTRVFGLAESEGRRLAESSAQVIKGGAEALAHNDRIMQILGELTERKRVEPGSDFTTGLLEHHADLDEDEIVNHLRLVLITAHTTTSNLLARVLQLVLTDAGRLSGLVSGQLNISAVVEEVMWNTPPLAVLPGRFATADLELGGHQVQEGDLLVLGLTAGNIDPEIRPDVGISLHGNQSHLAFSGGPHECPGQNIGQAIIETAVDVLLHRLPGLRLSVTPGELTATASTWEARLDRLPVQFAS, encoded by the coding sequence ATGACCGACCAGTCCTTAAACGGCTCCGACGCCCCGCGCGGCTGCCCGGTCGCGCACGGCGGGGGAGAGGACCTCACCCGTCTGTACGGGCCCGAGGCCGCCGTCGACCCGATCGGGATCTACGGGCGGCTGCGCAAGGAGCACGGGCCCGTCGCCCCGGTCCTGCTGGAGGGCGACGTGCCCGCCTGGCTGGTGCTCGGTTACCGGGAGAACCGGCGGGTGCTCGACAACCCCCGTCAGTTCAGCCGGGATTCGCGGATCTGGCGGGACTGGAAGGAGGGCCGCGTCGAGAGCACCTCTCCGCTGATGCAGATGGTGGGCTGGCGTCCCGACTGTGTCTCGCAGGACGGCGAGCCGCACCGCAGGCTGCGCAGCGCGGTCACCGACAATCTGCAGGCCGTCTCGGGCCGTGGCATCCGCCGGCATGTCACGCACTTCGCCAACAAGCAGATCGACGCCTTCGCCGATGCGGGCACCGCCGACCTGGTGTCCGAGTACGCGGAGTACCTGCCGATGCTCGTACTGACCAGGGTGTTCGGGCTCGCGGAGAGCGAGGGGCGGCGCCTGGCCGAGTCGTCCGCGCAGGTCATCAAGGGCGGCGCCGAGGCGCTGGCCCACAACGACCGCATCATGCAGATCCTCGGCGAACTCACCGAGCGCAAGCGGGTGGAGCCCGGCTCCGACTTCACCACCGGGCTGCTGGAACACCACGCCGACCTCGACGAGGACGAGATCGTCAACCACCTGCGCCTGGTGCTGATCACCGCGCACACCACCACCAGCAATCTGCTGGCCCGGGTGCTGCAGCTGGTCCTCACCGACGCGGGCCGGCTCTCCGGTCTGGTCAGCGGGCAGCTGAACATCTCCGCCGTCGTGGAGGAGGTCATGTGGAACACCCCGCCGCTGGCCGTTCTCCCGGGCCGGTTCGCGACCGCCGACCTCGAACTCGGCGGGCATCAGGTCCAGGAGGGCGACCTGCTGGTGCTCGGCCTGACCGCCGGCAACATCGATCCGGAGATCCGGCCCGACGTCGGCATCTCCCTGCACGGCAACCAGTCGCATCTCGCGTTCAGCGGGGGGCCGCACGAGTGCCCCGGGCAGAACATCGGGCAGGCGATCATCGAGACCGCCGTTGATGTCCTGCTGCACCGGTTGCCGGGGTTGCGGCTCTCTGTCACTCCGGGGGAGTTGACCGCCACCGCGTCCACGTGGGAGGCACGGCTGGACCGGTTGCCGGTTCAGTTCGCCTCGTAG
- a CDS encoding GTP-binding protein, producing MDFKGFDHPDRNPADGAAGARSVKVMIAGGFGTGKTTMVRSVSDIKPLTTEETLTQASADVDNLIGVADKQETTVSLDFGKIGINDQLMLYLFGTPGQERFWFLWNGLFKGALGAVVLVDTRRLASSFRAIEEMERQDVPFVIALNVFPDSKDHPVEEIRDALDISPDIPVVACDARDRASSRDVLIALIRHLKERSAVALESR from the coding sequence GTGGACTTCAAAGGCTTTGACCATCCCGACCGCAACCCGGCCGACGGCGCGGCCGGTGCCCGCTCGGTGAAGGTGATGATCGCCGGCGGATTCGGCACCGGAAAGACCACCATGGTCCGCTCCGTCAGCGACATCAAGCCGCTCACCACCGAGGAGACACTGACGCAGGCCAGCGCCGACGTCGACAACCTGATCGGGGTGGCGGACAAGCAGGAGACCACGGTCAGCCTGGACTTCGGCAAGATCGGCATCAACGACCAGCTGATGCTCTACCTGTTCGGCACCCCCGGGCAGGAACGATTCTGGTTCCTGTGGAACGGCCTGTTCAAAGGTGCGCTCGGAGCCGTCGTCCTGGTCGACACACGCCGACTGGCCTCCAGTTTCCGGGCCATCGAGGAGATGGAGCGGCAGGACGTCCCCTTCGTGATCGCCCTGAACGTGTTCCCGGACTCCAAGGACCACCCGGTCGAGGAGATCCGCGACGCCCTGGACATCTCCCCGGACATACCGGTGGTGGCCTGCGACGCCCGCGACCGGGCCTCCAGCCGTGATGTGCTCATCGCGCTGATACGGCACCTCAAGGAACGCTCCGCAGTCGCACTGGAGTCCCGATGA
- a CDS encoding DUF742 domain-containing protein, whose product MSGPRRPTDPSGLERYYVLTGGRSGPGGSSSSLDVATLITSRAAAGPGMQHEHEEILRRCRDPLSVAELGAHLGLPFNILAVLLADLLDAGRVEARDPIPASGAGRGPDLALLEEVLSGLQRL is encoded by the coding sequence ATGAGTGGTCCCCGTCGACCCACGGACCCGTCCGGTCTTGAGCGCTACTACGTCCTCACGGGCGGCCGCAGCGGACCGGGCGGTTCGTCGTCGAGCCTAGACGTGGCGACCCTCATCACCTCCCGTGCGGCGGCCGGCCCCGGCATGCAGCACGAACACGAGGAGATCCTCCGGCGCTGCCGTGATCCGTTGTCGGTCGCCGAACTCGGCGCCCACCTCGGACTGCCCTTCAACATTCTCGCGGTGCTCTTGGCCGATCTGCTGGACGCAGGCCGCGTTGAAGCCCGTGATCCCATCCCGGCGTCAGGCGCCGGTCGCGGGCCCGACCTCGCGCTCCTTGAGGAGGTACTCAGTGGACTTCAAAGGCTTTGA
- a CDS encoding roadblock/LC7 domain-containing protein, with the protein MTQQGTDVSWALRDLVESIQEIRFALVASSDGKAITSYGADDPDDVDRFAAVVAGLQALAQPVAEQFPKYAGQLRLAMIEVDGGHLFVVRAGVETYLGVLAREGLDQGLLGHQMRDLARRMGELLGTTPRLEEHSG; encoded by the coding sequence ATGACGCAACAGGGAACCGACGTGAGCTGGGCGCTCCGCGATCTGGTCGAGAGCATCCAGGAGATCCGCTTCGCCCTTGTGGCCTCCAGCGACGGAAAGGCCATCACCTCCTACGGCGCCGACGACCCCGACGACGTGGATCGCTTCGCCGCCGTGGTGGCGGGCCTGCAGGCGCTGGCCCAGCCGGTGGCCGAGCAGTTCCCCAAATACGCCGGGCAGCTGCGCCTGGCGATGATCGAGGTCGACGGTGGTCACCTCTTCGTGGTGCGCGCGGGTGTGGAGACATACCTGGGCGTCCTGGCCAGGGAAGGGCTCGACCAGGGCCTCCTCGGCCACCAGATGAGGGACCTGGCCCGCAGGATGGGTGAGCTCCTCGGCACCACTCCGCGCCTGGAGGAGCACTCTGGATGA
- a CDS encoding ATP-binding protein yields the protein MELATPPPAARAPVPWYSWWLLPLALGAGTVVAAVVGSDQVRIPAIVSGVVVTAASAAVVRLLIRSQRQLRSSAGEFRNAQAEHSQQWQQHVAGLERKHAAERAAHDTQLAEQAKAYEARIAEQNAAWQEQLDRQLAAVALLADTQLPDTLERLRAGDSIDDLLPSVGQGAEVGADLQTALRKALRTALMGVEQELDRSTSAEQAVISIGSRIHVLTSKLRGRLHEMQGEHGRLPSVAQGLMELDQELGPADSLAASIGVLGGTDRPGRQWQEPQRLLSVVRGGIGRIRDFDRVQVQHLPELGVDGGLVDHLTLIFAHLLDNAARYSPPTEPVIVSGKEVPNGVGVEIQDSGKGLNEEKKQEALQALEGAAPGPGIGGVSEDAHLGLRVVGVLARRYGIRVTFADSPWLGTSVVIVVPHKYFSQLPAVATAPAPAAQVPAAPGPEAAAEPETPDQAEPEETGDTTPGGLPRRRRRAESERPKSAVREDESGSTASHAVPPDASFTGLAAFATAGREPIADREPTSGAEPTEHRTEESD from the coding sequence ATGGAACTTGCCACTCCGCCACCGGCGGCGCGGGCACCGGTCCCCTGGTACAGCTGGTGGCTGCTGCCACTGGCCTTAGGGGCCGGCACCGTGGTCGCCGCGGTCGTCGGCTCCGATCAGGTCCGAATACCCGCGATCGTCTCCGGAGTCGTCGTCACGGCCGCGAGCGCCGCCGTCGTACGACTCCTGATCCGCTCCCAGCGTCAACTGCGCAGCAGCGCCGGTGAGTTCAGAAACGCCCAGGCCGAACACTCCCAGCAGTGGCAGCAGCACGTGGCCGGCCTCGAACGGAAGCACGCCGCCGAGCGCGCCGCCCACGACACGCAGCTCGCCGAGCAGGCCAAGGCCTACGAGGCGCGGATCGCCGAGCAGAACGCGGCCTGGCAGGAACAGCTGGACCGACAGCTCGCCGCGGTCGCCCTGCTCGCCGACACCCAGCTGCCCGACACCCTGGAGCGGCTCCGGGCCGGTGACTCCATCGACGACCTGCTGCCCTCCGTCGGCCAGGGCGCCGAGGTCGGGGCCGACCTGCAGACCGCGCTGCGCAAGGCGCTCAGGACCGCCCTCATGGGCGTGGAGCAGGAGCTCGACCGCTCCACCTCCGCCGAGCAGGCCGTCATCAGCATCGGCAGCCGTATCCACGTACTGACCAGCAAGCTGCGCGGCCGTCTGCACGAGATGCAGGGCGAGCACGGCAGACTGCCCTCCGTCGCCCAGGGGCTGATGGAGCTGGACCAGGAGCTCGGACCCGCCGACTCCCTGGCCGCGAGCATCGGCGTGCTCGGCGGCACCGACCGTCCCGGCCGGCAGTGGCAGGAGCCGCAGCGCCTGCTCAGCGTGGTGCGCGGCGGCATCGGCCGGATCAGGGACTTCGACCGTGTCCAGGTGCAGCACCTGCCCGAACTCGGCGTCGACGGCGGTCTGGTGGACCACCTCACGCTGATCTTCGCGCACCTGCTGGACAACGCGGCACGCTACTCGCCGCCCACCGAGCCCGTGATCGTCTCGGGCAAGGAGGTTCCGAACGGCGTCGGCGTCGAGATCCAGGACTCCGGCAAGGGCCTGAACGAGGAGAAGAAGCAAGAGGCACTCCAGGCGCTTGAGGGCGCGGCCCCCGGCCCCGGTATCGGCGGCGTGTCCGAGGACGCGCACCTCGGTCTGCGGGTGGTGGGAGTGCTGGCCCGCCGGTACGGCATCAGGGTCACGTTCGCGGACTCGCCGTGGCTCGGCACGTCGGTGGTCATCGTGGTACCTCACAAGTACTTCAGCCAGCTGCCCGCCGTGGCCACGGCCCCGGCTCCGGCCGCCCAGGTCCCGGCCGCGCCGGGCCCCGAGGCCGCCGCCGAGCCCGAGACGCCGGACCAGGCCGAGCCGGAGGAGACCGGGGACACCACGCCCGGCGGTCTGCCCAGGCGCCGCAGGCGAGCCGAGTCCGAGCGGCCCAAGTCGGCCGTACGGGAAGACGAGTCCGGCTCCACCGCCTCGCACGCGGTGCCGCCGGACGCGTCCTTCACAGGCCTGGCCGCCTTCGCCACAGCGGGGCGCGAGCCGATCGCCGACCGTGAGCCGACCTCGGGCGCTGAGCCCACAGAGCACCGCACTGAAGAGAGCGACTAG
- the ccrA gene encoding crotonyl-CoA carboxylase/reductase translates to MDALAQAVVAGADRTELEHLPTPGRFTAAHLRAEDVDSFAGVADKDVRKSIHLGDVPMPELAPNEVLVAVMASGINYNTVWSAMFEPIPTFSFLKHFGRQDRWAARHDRPFHVIGSDASGVVVRAGSGVRRWQIGDQVVVSPVYVDEEDPATHADGMLGNGMLAWGFETNYGGLAHYAVARASQLLPKPAHLTWEEAASNPLCAGTAYRMLVSDRGARMTQGDVVLIWGAAGGLGAYAVQLVRGGGGIAVGVVSSERKAEYARRLGCHVVINREEIGLSGSEAPADPSVVGKRLGKLIRAATGEDPHIVFEHVGRATFGVSVFVVRRGGAVVTCGSSTGYRHEFDNRYLWMRLKRVIGSHGSNLHEQAAVNRLLDLGHLAPALTETYPLTDTAEAARLVQSNTHLGKVGVLSLAPAPGLGVTDPARRELVTRPV, encoded by the coding sequence ATGGACGCGCTGGCGCAGGCCGTCGTCGCGGGAGCCGACCGCACGGAACTGGAGCACCTCCCGACCCCCGGCCGCTTCACCGCCGCACACCTGCGCGCGGAGGACGTGGACAGCTTCGCCGGAGTCGCCGACAAGGACGTCCGCAAGTCGATCCACCTCGGTGACGTACCGATGCCCGAACTGGCTCCGAACGAGGTGCTGGTGGCCGTCATGGCGAGCGGCATCAACTACAACACCGTCTGGTCGGCGATGTTCGAGCCCATCCCGACCTTCTCCTTCCTGAAGCACTTCGGCCGCCAGGACCGGTGGGCGGCCCGGCACGACCGGCCGTTCCACGTGATCGGCTCGGACGCGTCCGGGGTCGTCGTCCGCGCCGGTTCGGGCGTGCGCAGATGGCAGATCGGCGACCAGGTCGTGGTGAGCCCGGTGTACGTGGACGAGGAGGACCCGGCGACCCACGCCGACGGCATGCTGGGCAACGGCATGCTGGCGTGGGGTTTCGAGACCAACTACGGCGGCCTCGCCCACTACGCCGTCGCACGGGCCAGCCAACTCCTGCCCAAACCTGCGCACTTGACCTGGGAGGAGGCCGCCTCCAACCCCCTGTGCGCGGGCACGGCGTACCGCATGCTCGTCAGTGACCGGGGTGCCCGGATGACCCAGGGCGACGTGGTCCTGATCTGGGGAGCGGCCGGCGGCCTCGGCGCGTACGCGGTCCAACTCGTCCGGGGCGGCGGCGGGATCGCCGTGGGGGTGGTCAGCAGTGAGCGCAAGGCCGAGTACGCCCGGCGCCTCGGCTGTCACGTGGTCATCAACCGGGAGGAGATCGGACTCTCCGGCAGCGAGGCACCGGCGGACCCCTCCGTCGTCGGCAAACGCCTCGGCAAGCTGATCCGTGCCGCGACGGGGGAGGACCCGCACATCGTCTTCGAGCACGTGGGCCGGGCCACCTTCGGTGTCTCCGTCTTCGTCGTACGCCGTGGTGGCGCGGTGGTGACCTGCGGCTCCAGCACGGGCTACCGGCACGAGTTCGACAACCGGTACCTGTGGATGCGTCTCAAGCGGGTCATCGGCAGCCATGGATCCAACCTCCACGAGCAGGCCGCCGTGAACCGGCTGCTCGACCTCGGCCATCTGGCCCCCGCGCTCACCGAGACCTACCCCCTCACCGACACGGCGGAGGCGGCCAGGCTGGTCCAGAGCAACACCCACCTGGGCAAGGTCGGTGTCCTCTCCCTCGCCCCGGCGCCCGGCCTGGGTGTCACCGACCCCGCACGCAGGGAGCTGGTCACCCGCCCGGTGTGA